The DNA sequence TGGCAGCGAGCCCATACCGGGTCCTGTAGTCGCTGGGGAGGGATGGAATCGAGCGCGGCGCAGATTTCCTGAGTTCGGAGCAGCGCCAATTCCTTCTGCGTTTCGATTCGGACATCCCGTTCCCGAAGGTCATAGTCCACCACCGACAGGTGGAGGCTTTTGAGCAGGCTGGTGAAGTGATCCAAGCAATGTCGGTAATGCGCCCCGATGGAACCGTTGGCGGCCTGGGGAATCCGCTGCACATAGCGCTCCTGGGGCAGCGTGCGCAGCAGCTCCTCCCCTTGGGCTAGAATTGCCAGCGCCGCATCCACCAATCTTCGTCCATCCTGATCCAGGTTATCGTCGGCGCAGGACGATTGGGTGGTCTTACTTAAGAAAGTTTCAGGCATGTCAGTTTCTACTTGGACGGGATGCTTCCATGACTTTGGGGAGGTTGCAAGGCCGCCGAGGTTTTCATCTGTTTTTTGAAGTATAGTCGGACCGGTGGCTGGAACCTTACATCTGCGAGACACGTTTTGGTCCTGCAGTCGGACCCTAGGCTTCGCGTTGCTGACCACTCCTCCGCAGCATCCAGAGATAGAGCAGGGCAACCAACCCGCTAAAGCCGAGTAGCCCCAGAATGGGAGCGGGTTTGAAGGAAGCGGCGACCAGTGCCAACGGTGCGTCCTTCGACAGTCCGACGATCAGTCCGGCGTTGAGCACGCCAAACAGGCTCTCCCCAACGATTAAGCCCGAAGCCACCAGGGCTCCCAATCGTTCGGCCCGTTCGGGTGAAGCGGCCTGTTTGGCTCGCTGGTTGTACCAGTGGCCAGCGACCGCGCCGACAACCACGGCGAAGGTAGCCGACATCGGGAGGTAAATGCCGATGCCCACCGCCAGGGGGGGGAGTTTGAATCGTTTGGTTGTGCCCAAGGCGGCATCCAGCGCGACCAAGCAGACGCCGACGATCGCGCCGATCCCAATCATGTTCCAGTCGAGGTTACCGCCGATCACACCCTGGGCGAGTGCGGAAATCAGCGTTGCCTGGGGCGCGGGGAGGGGATGCTGCGTCAGGACGCCAAGATTCGGTGCGCCCGCGAACCCATAGGCTTTGGCCAGCAGATTCAAGACCCAAGGAATAACAGCCGCACCGGCGACAACCCCGACGATCAAGGCTGCCTGCTGACGCCAGGGAGACGCCCCGACCAGCTGGCCTGTCTTCAAGTCCTGGAGGTTGTCATTGGAGATGGTGGCGCAGGCAAACACAATGGCGGTGATGAACAGGGCAAAGGCGATCATCGCGGGCCGGTTCTCCACGACCGGTGGCAAGAGGGCTACGAGCAGCGATGCGCAGGCAACCACCGACAGGATGCCCACTCCCGAAAGAGGGCTATTGGAGGCGCCGATCAGGCCGGCCATGTAGCCGCAGACCCCCGCGATGAGGAATCCGACGACAAGAACGAACGGCACGGCAAAGGCTGATAGCAGGCCGACGTGAGGGGACAGGATGCTGGAGCGGGCGAAAGTGTAGCTCAGCCCGCCTGCCACCGCCAGGCAGGCCAAGGTCAGGGCAAGTATCCAGCCCCGCGAGAGGTCTCGATCCAGATCATTAGCAACGGCGGTCCGACGCGATGCCGAGAGGGTGCTGACCAGCCCGCCCACCACGGGCTTGGCCAGCTTCAGGAGGGTCCAGATCGCGGCCACCCCGATCGCGCCGGCACCGATGAACCGCACCTGATGTCGCCAGATTCCCTGGGCATGGGCTCCGAACTCGACTCCGACTCCCGCGGGGTGGAGGTGGGTGAGGATCGGGACGGCGGCGCCCCAGGCGATGATCAGTCCTGTCAACATCGCCAAGCCGACGGCCAATCCGACGAGGTGGCCGGCACCGAAGAGCGCCAATGACCAGGCGATACTGTAACCGGAGGCCGCCGTGGCTGTGACTCGGAAAAAGCCCCCGATTTCCATGGCGGCCAGTTGGGTAGCTCCGAGAATGGCCAGCCCTGCGGATGAGGCAGAACCCAACAGGACCGCCATCAATCCCTCGCGAGCCTCTTTCGGATCGGTGTTGCCTTCGCCGCGTGCGCTGGCGCCCACTTTCAGCACTTCCGCAGCAGCAACCCCCTCCGGATAGGGAAGGTCCGAGTGGGTCACCAGGGCGCGCCGCAATGGGATGGTGAACATCACCCCCAGAATTCCGCCGCTGACGCAGATGAGGAACGACTGCCAGAACGGGAAGCCCGTCCACCAGCCGACGATCACCAACCCAGGAAGGACAAAAATGATGGCGGAGAGCGTGCCCGCGGCCGAGGCGACGGTCTGCACAATGTTGTTCTCCAAGATGGAGGAATCTCTAACCCGACTCAGGATGGCCATCGAGATCACGGCGGCCGGGATCGAGGAAGCGAACGTCAGGCCGACTTTGAGACCTAGATAGACGTTGGCGGCGGTGAATACCGTCGTGATGAGCGCGCCGAGCACCAGGCCGCGCAGCGTGAGTTCCCGAGGTTGCATGTCGGAGGTTAGGAACCTGCGCCTTGAAAGGCAATGGCGAGTCGGTGCGTTCGAGGGCCTGCTAGCGGGCTTTCAATCCGGCGATGATCATTTGCGCCTCTTGCTCGGTGACGCCGACCCACTTGTCGGTGCGACGCTTCAGCCACCCTTGTCTCCATTCGGCGTAGTCGTGGAAGTATGGAGGCATGGGAACGAACCGGCCCATATGACCGGAACGTTGGAAGCGACCGATCTTGGTCACCATTTCCTGATCCTCGTGAGATTCCCGAAACGCGAGCATCCGTGCGGCGCCCAGTTCGGTGTAACGCCATTTGACCGCAAATTGTTTCGGCCCGAACGGAATCATCTGGATGCTGGCTTGCTCAACATCCTCCGGCAGTAACTGTCGGATCGCGAGCGCGGTCGGGGAGGCGACATAGTTCGGTGGCGGGCCTTGGATCGGGAGGATATCCCATCCGACCGCCTCGAGTGTGGGGAGAGTGGGGCGTGCAGCTTTTGCCGTGCAGGCCACTTGCAATAACATCATCAGAGCGAGGACCGCTCGCGGTCGAGCGAGTGAAAAGTGGGCTTTCATAGGTATTTCGGCGCTTCCGATCCTTCTTCGTTCTGCGGTGCCCAGTTGTCGAACACCTACTCTTGTTGCCTCTGGCACCGTAACGCGATCCAGGGTGAAGACAATCGCTTCCGGATGGCAACATTTATCAAGGGTTATGATTTTCCTAGATCGCCACCTGACTTCTCAGAAATGTCGTCTCGACGGGTTTGGCATCAATTGCCAAATAATTAGATCTGACCCGAATGGCGGTTAGTTAAGTCCTAAGCGTTTTTTGGAGAGACGTTTGCGACGAGGAGGATTGGGGAGGTTTGAGAGCATGTATTCGGCGGTTATTTGCTGCATTTGGAGGAGCGTTTCCCAGACCTTCCGTTGGTTGGCTACCGCTCTCTGGAGCCATTCAAACTGCTCCAAGCTCAGTGCTACGGTCACCGTCTTGGCCCCAACCCGGCGCGACCACTGATAACGAGGACCACCTTGGCCTGGAAGGCCACGCTCCAAGAGGCTGCCCAGTGCAATCCAACCCGTTTGAGCCAGCTGATTCTGTAGCTTCTGATACTCCGCAGGGAACTTTTCCGACGTTGAGTGAGTTGACATGGAGCAAGGATATCATCATTGTCAATAGGACAGCGCGTGCGCTGTCCTATTGCATGACTCCCTGTTTTCAACACTTCTCCGGCCTCTTTGCCGATCAGCTCAAGACCCTCCGATCCTCCTCGGCCGCAACTCTTCATCAACTGGAAGCCCTCTTTGGTGCCTGGGTTCCGCCTGGATGCCTTTCGCAGGCCGACGAAGGCGCTCATTCTCGTCAGAGGAAATGGCCCTTTCGCCTGGTCTTTTGGACCTTCTGTTGGCAAGTCGCTCAAGCCGGGGCCTCCTGCCGCGAAGCCATACGCCAAGCGCAGGCTTTGTGTCTTTCGGTAGGCCACCGGCCTCCTCCCGATACGACTAGCCCCTATTGTCAGGCCCGCGGCGCTCTACCCATTGAGCGGCTTGAGCAGATTCACAACGCCCTGGTCCGAGAGGCCGACCATGCTCTGGCGGAGAAAGACCTCTGGTGTGGTCACCCTGTCCTGGTCGTTGATGGCACTACGGTCGTGGGTGCCGATACTCCCGAAAACCAGAAAGCCTTCCCTCAGCAATCCGTTCAGAAACCGGGTTGCGGGTTTCCGATCCTTCGCGTGGTGGGGCTGATGAGCCTAGCCACGGGGATGCTGGTCGCTTGGGCCGTGGGTCCCTGGCGGTCTCATGAACTGGGTCTCTTGAACACCTTGTGGGATTTCCTCCCAGCAGGGCATGTTCTTTTGGGAGACCGAGGCTTCTGCTCCTGGGGACTTCTGGCCCAGTGCCACATGCGCAAGGTGCATGTGGTCTTCCGGGTTAAAGGCAAGCTGCGCGCGGACTTCCGTCGAGGCCAACGGCTCAGCAAAAACGAGCGTCTGGTGACGTGGTTCAAACCTAAAGAGCGAGCCAGGACTATTTCTAAAAAGGAATGGAAACGGTTGCCGGAACAGCTGAGTTTACGTTTGGTGCGTTGCCACATGGATGTTCCGGGGTTTCGTACCCGGCAGGTGACGCTGGTCACGACGTTACTCGACCGCGTCAAATACCCACCGGCGGCATTGAGCCGACTCTATTTTCGTCGCTGGGCCATGGAACTGACCTTTCGCAATCTCAAAACCACCCTGCAGATGGAGCATTTGAGCTGCAAGACACCGGAGAACCTGGAGCGGGAGCTTCGCATGCACTTCTTGCTGCACAACTTCGTGCGGCGGCTGATGCTCGAAGCCGCACGGGTCCACAGCGTGCACTTGGATCGGATCAGTTTTGCGGGCAGTCTCGCGGCGAGTCGACGTTTTAGTGAAGCGTTGCTGCAGGCGCGCTCGGCGAAGCGACGCAAAGAACTGAGAGATGAGCTCTTTCGCGTCATCGCGCTCGATCAGGTTCCCGAACGGCCGGGTCGCCGAGAACCCAGAGCCGTCAAACGCAGACCTAAGCCTTATCCGCTCCTGATGAAACATCGGAGAACGTTTCGCGAAATTTCCCATCGAAACCGATACTACAAAAACAGCGTCTTCGGTCCCAAATACCGCATTTCTTCGAAGCGCTAACTAACCGCCATTCAGATCTGACCCCTTTGATCGGTTGGACCCCCATTGGTCGGTTGACCCCTATGGCTGGTTGGGGCTGGACTGAAAGCCCCCAACCATCTTGGCCTGGCAACTGATAGGGACCTGGGGCCGCGTGCCACTCAGCTTCCATTTTCCCCCACGGCTGCCAAGACAAAGTCGCCGAACGTACGTTCACCGACTTTGTCTTGGCAGCCGACACGTGGTGGTTGACGACTTCGGGTTGAGCTTTTCCTAGTTCTCATTTGGCACTAGCTTCATTCCATGAAGTCGCTCATCCAGTCTGTGTTCGCCGGCATACTCGTGGTGCTGTTGTGCACCCTTCCCGCTGTCGGTGCGCCTGCCTGGAGCGAGCGTGCCGACCAATTCCTAACCTTGGTCAACGCGGGGTATCAAGCGCTCTATCGGGTCGAGAGCGAGGCTCAATGGCTGGCAGGCACGGACGTCACAGCGGTTCACGACGCTGGCGCCGAGGTGGCTGGGAAGGCTCGGGCGGCTTTCAACGGCAACCCCGCCATCATTCGCGAGGCGCGGGAGCTCCTGACGCACCGGAAGGAGTTGACGGAACTGCAGATTCGTCAACTCGACCGCTGCTTGCTCAACGCGGCCGAGGGACCCATGACCAATCCAGGGTTGGTGAATGCTCGCGTGACCGCGGAAACCGCGCAGAGTTCTGTCCTGAATGGGTTCCAATTCCAATTGGGCGGCACGAACTGTTTAGCCAATGATCTCGACCGCGTCTTGACCAAATCCTCCGACCTCAAGGCCCGCCAAGCCGCCTGGGAAGCGAGTAAGTTCACTGGACCTGCGCTCAAACCGGGACTGGTTAAACTTCGCGACCTCCGCAATCGGTGCGCCCAAGAGCTCGGCCATGCCGACTATTTTGCCCTCCAAGTGGCGAGCTATCAGATGACCGCCGATGAAATGCTCAAGCTCAACGATGAGTTCCTTCGCGAACTTCGTCCGCTCTATCTTCAGCTGCATACCTGGGCCAAATACCGGCTGGCTAAGAAGTATGGACAACCCGTCCCCAAACGCATCCCCGCCCATTGGATCAACAATCGTTGGTCCCAAGAATGGAGCGGCCTGGTCTCTGGGGTGGACTACGATCCTTACCTCACGAACCGGGCACCCGAATGGATTACCAAGACCGCGGAGGAATTTTATGTGGGGCTGGGTTTCCCGAGATTGCCGACTACTTTCTGGAGTCGGAGCGATCTTTTCCCAGCTGCCGCCGGCGAGTCTCGAAAGAAAAACTCCCACGCCAGTTGTTGGCATGTCGATCTGCAGGATGACATCCGGTCCCTCATGAGCGTGGAACCAAACTATTGGTGGTTTACCACGGCGCATCATGAGTTAGGTCATGGATATTACTTCATGGCTTATACCAGACCTGAGGTCCCGCCGCTGTTGAGAATTGGGGCCAATCCTGCCTTTCACGAAGGAATCGGAGAGTTGATCGCCTTGGCCGCTGGGCAAACGCCCTATCTGAAACAAATGGGGATTCTGCCGGCGGATTACCAAGAAGACACCAGTGCCACGCTGCTGGATACGGCCCTTGCCCACGCGATTCCCTTTATGTTCTGGGCCAGCGGGACCATGACGCACTGGGAACATGACGTCTACGCAGATCAGCTTTCCGCCAGCGAGTGGAACGCGCGCTGGTGGAAACACGTCGCTGAGCTCCAAGGCGTCGAACCCCCGAACGGAGCTGGCAGTCGAGGGGAGGAATGGTGCGATCCTGCCACGAAAACGCATATCAACGACAATCCGTGTTACTACTACAGTTACGCGATCGCCACGGTAATTAAGTTTCAACTCCATGATCACATCGCGCGAAAAATCCTTCGCCAACCACCACAATCCTGCAATTACGCGGGGAGTCGTGAGGTGGGCTCGTTTCTGAAGACAATGTTGGCCGCAGGCGGCACTCGGGACTGGCGCTCGTTGTTACGTGAGACCACCGGCGAGGATCTGAGCACCCGGGCGATGAAAGATTACTTCGCACCCTTGCAGGCGTGGTTGGAGAAGGAGAACGCTGGACGGCGAATCGGCTGGGATTGACGGGCTGTCTTGGGCCCGCCGGTGTCGATCGCCATTTTAGGAAATGCCGCGACAAACGCTCTCACGGCGTTTGCATTCGTTCGGGAAAAACCAGCCGGGCTGGGGAGCCCTCTCCACGAACGAGGATCCCTCCTTGGTTTTGCGCCAATAGCAACAGCTCCTCATCATTGATGTAGCGGAGTGAAGTGCTTTTTTGCGTCGTCGCGATCCGTTCGCTGGACCCTGGGACCGACTGCACAAACTCGACCGAACCAGGGCGGGTAGCGATGGTGCGTGCCGGGTGTAGGGGGATCGTCGTGACCTCCCTCGAGGTCATCAACGTCGACGCTAACGGGCTAGGCCCGGGGAAGCTGGAACGATGGGATAGCTTAACCTGGAGGCCGACGACGGTCAGAACCAGCGCGAGGGCAAGGGCCACACGCTGGGTCTGTCGCACCCTACGGTGGGTTCTCACCGCTTTGATTGTCAACTGAAGCAGTTGATCATCCTGCGAACCTTCGGGGCTCAGGATGTCTTTCAGCAGGTCCTTATGTTCAGGCGGTGGTTTCATGTTGTAGTCTTTCCAGGATGGCGGATTTCAAACGCTGGCGTACTCTAACGAGGCGGGACTCGATTGCTTTCTCGGTCGTGTTCAGTTTCTCGGCGATCTCTCGCACCGGGGTGCGGGCAAGGTATTTTAAATGGATCAAATGACGGTCCTCTTCAGAGAGGGATGCCAGACTCGAATCAACGTGGTCGTTCAAACGGTCGGAGGGTTCGGGCTCTGGATGGGTCCCGGATGCGGTCCACTGTTCGTAAAAACCTTGGAGTAGATTGAGGTAACTCCGCCCCCTCCGCGCCTGGTCGGTCGCGGCGGAACGGGCGAGCACGGTGAGCCAGCTCCAGAACGCCTCCTCGGAATCAAAGCGACGAATGTTGCGAACCACTCGCAGCAGCGTTTGCTGCAGCGCCTCCTTCGCCGTCTCCTCGTGGCCATGAGTGACCACGAGGAGGTAACGGAAGAGACGATGAGCGTAGGCATGATAGAATTCACGATAGGCATCCTCCTCGCTCCGCACCATGCGCGAGGTCAAGCGCTCGACCTGAAGGCAATCGGTAGGATTTTCGTCTGCCATCGCCGTCAGGGTGAGCGATTCTCGAGATTCCGTCTGTGAGATTTGATCCCAAACCATGTGTCGGATCCCAGAGACATCAGGGCTGTTTAGCCGGTGCTGGCGATGTCTCCTTCTCCCGGGGCACGTTTTTGAGCTGCTGAAGCACATCATCGATCATGCGCAGCTTCTCCTGGCCTCCCACTGCGATGAGCAGTTTGGTCTCGCGGTGGAATGTCAGATGAGGATTGTCGGATCCATCATTCATCAGTTTCCAGCCCGTCTCTACCGCGGTAATGATGTCATCCACGGTTAGGCGGTCGAGATACCCGGCAAGCTGGTAGAATCGGCACGCTTGCGGGGGAGGAGCTTTGGGGACGCTGACAGGCTTCGGGGACTGATAGTACCAGATGGAGTCGTCAGTCGCGTTTCCAAGAGTTTTAAACCAGGAGGCAGTCTGATGAAGACTGTAACTTCCGTTGGATCCCGGAACTGGTGTCGCGGTGGCGGTCGCCTGCCCAAGTGCCAGGAACAAGTCCCGAACAGTCACATTCCGCATCTTGAGAGCGGGAATCCGGTCGTTCACGCCATCATCCGGAATGATGACGTTGAGTGGTCGTTTGGTTTGCTTCTGGATGGCTTCCACGAGTTCTCCGGGGGTTCCCCCTTTGAAGTCCAGGTCAAATAGGACGAGGTCCACGCTCACGACAGACTCCCTTTTTGTGGGGGTTGGTCCCCCCGTCGGAGGGGGTTCGGGTGGACGTCCAGCCGTCGCGGTTTGGGCGGTGGCGGGTGGATGGTGCAGCATGGCGGTGAGGATCAGAGTCGGTAGCACGAGTTTGTTCAGTATATTCATTTCACTCTGTAACACGCTCGACCCTCCCAAATCCTTCGCTAAGGGATCTGATTTTTTTTGGAGGTTTGATTCTGAAGCGTTTATGCAGCGGAAGCGGTCGATGTATTCCCTGAACTCCTCTCATTTTTACAGTGATCGTCCTTCGGCTGGGTGATACAAGGGGCTTGTGGCACAATGAATTCCGACGTCCAGCCAATGCAGATCGACCGCCAACAAGTCACCCGGCTTCGCTCCCGTGCGGCTTGGATCGTGATCTGCTACGCGCTTTTCGCGACGCTCTGGATTCTCTTCTCCGACCATATCATGGGTTTGATGGTGGCAGATCCGGCCCGACTGGTGCAATGGAGCCTCTACAAAGGTCTCGCCTTCGTGGGCGTCACGTCCCTTCTTCTGCTGCTGCTCATGCATCGGGCCTTTGGAGCTTTGGAGAAGGGATATACCTTCCTTCAGTCTCAGCAGGCGGAGATTGAGCGGCTGAATCGACTCTATTCCGCCCTTAGCCACATCAGCCAAGCCATCGTTCGAACTCAAACACCTGACGAACTGTTCCAAAAACTTTGTGGTGTGCTGGTTAAGGAGGGCGGGTTTGGGATGGCCTGGGTGGGATGGCAGGAAACGGAAAGTTATCGCATCACTCCGGTGGCGGTCGCGGGAGATGACAGTGGTTATATTCAGACCGTGGAGGTTTATGCAGACGATCGGGCCGAAGGCCGAGGCCCCTCGGGCATCGCCGTGCGAACTGGCGAGCCGTTCATTTGCCATGATCTGCTAGTCGATCCGGCGGTTGGACCGTGGAGAGCGGAAATCGTGCGGCGCGCGTTCCGAACCTCAGCGGCCTTCCCCATCTTCTTTGGTGGCAAGGTCGCGGGAGTTCTGAATGTTTATTCGAAGGTGCCAGGTTTTTTTCAAGATCGGGAGATAGCGCTGCTGAAGGAGGCGGTGGTTGATGTTTCCTACGCGCTCGACCATTTGGCCCGGGAGAAAGAGCGTCAGCGCGCTGAAGACCGGGCACGGAACGAGAGGTTGTTCTCGGATTCGATGATTGAAAGCATGCCGGGGGTAGTGTACCTGGCGGATGATCGGGGCCGACTTTTGCGCTGGAATAGAAATCTCCAAACGATCGCCGGGTATTCTGCGGAGGAGATCGCGCGAATGAAACCATCGGACTTTTTGGTTCCCGCGGAACGATCGCTGTTGGAAACTCATATCGCTGAGGTCTTCGCCGGAGGCGAATCTTCGGTCGAGTTGCCGTTTTTGGACCGCTCCGGCCGCTCGGTTCCCTTTTTTTTCACTGGAAGGCGGGTGGTTTTCGAGGGAACCACCTGTTTGGTAGCGGTGGGTATCGATATCTCAGAGCGAAAGGCGGCTGAGATGGCCTTGCGTGTGATCAATGAAACTCTCGAGCTGGAGGTCACCTCGCGGACCGCCGAGCTGAAGCTCGCGCTCGCCCGAGCGGAATCGGCAGACCGCATTAAATCCGCATTTCTGGCCACGATGTCTCACGAGTTGCGCACCCCGCTGAACTCGATCATCGGGTTCACGGGCATCATCCTTCAGGAGTTGGCCGGGCCCTTGAACCCCGAACAATCCAAGCAACTGGGGATGGTTCGAGGCAGCGCGCGGCATTTGCTGGAGCTTATCAACGACGTCCTGGACATCTCCAAAATTGAGGCCGGGCAGCTGGAGGTACGCAACGAGGCTTTCGACCTGGTGAGCGTCGTGGAAAGTGCAGTCGGTTCCGTGCGGCCGTTCGCGGAGAAGAAGGGCTTGATCCTGTCCGTGGTTTTGCCGCCCAGCCCTACCTTCATGGTCAGCGATCGACGTCGTGTTGAACAAATCCTGCTGAACCTTTTAAACAACGCCATTAAATTCACGGAGGCGGGGCGTGTTTCCTTGACGATCGGAACGATTATGGATTTCCGCCGCTCTGGCGATTCTACGACCTGTCCGGTGGTGCAGATGATTGTCTCGGACACCGGAATCGGCATCAAGCCGGACGACCTGCCGCTCCTGTTTCAACCCTTTCGCCAGTTGGACACCGGGATGACCCGGCATCATGATGGCACCGGTCTTGGTCTCGCGATCTGCTCCCGGCTGTGCGCCTTGTTGGGCGGCGAGATTGCCGTTCGCAGCGCCTGGCAGACTGGCAGCGACTTCACTGTGGTCCTCCCCCTGGGTAACCCATGCCAGCCATGAAACAGACTGTTCTCCTCATCGAAGACAATGAACAGAACCGCTACCTCGCCACCTTCCTCTTGGAGCGGCACGGCTATGCGGTCGTGCCGGCGTCGGACGGGTTGCGGGGGATCGAGCTGGCTCGCAGCTTAATCCCGGCGATGATCCTGTTGGACATTCAGCTTCCTGCCATGGATGGCTATGAGGTAGCTCGGGCGCTGAGACGCATCGATTCGCTGCGCAGCGTCCCCATCATCGCGGTTACCTCCTACGCCATGGTGGGGGATTGCGAGAAGGCCCTTGCCGCCGGCTGCTCGGGGTATCTCGAGAAACCCATCAATCCAGACACGTTTGTCGCTGATGTTCAGCGTTTGAGCGCCGCCACTGTGCCCGGGAGTGAACCGCTATGAGCCATATCCTCATCGTCGATGACAAGGAGCAGAACTGCTACTATCTGGCCTCCCTACTGAAGGGTCATGGTCACACGGTGGACACCGCCTGCCATGGCGCCGAGGCTCTGCTCAAGGCTCGTCTCCGTACCCCTGATCTCATCATCTCGGATCTGCTGATGCCGGTGATGGACGGCTACACCCTGCTCAGGCATTGGAAGGCCGATAGACGGCTTACGGCGGTTCCCTTCATTGTGTACACGGCCACCTACACTGACCCCGAGGACGAACGGCTGGCCCTCAGCCTGGGAGCTGACGCGTTCATTCTCAAACCGACGGAACCCGACGATTTCCTGGCACGCATTCGGGCCGTGAAGCCTCCTTCTCCAAGCGCCGACCCTCGGTCGCTCGTGTCGCCTCTCGGAGGAGACGCTGGACTGCTGCAACTGTACAGCGAGACGCTGATCCGCAAGCTCGAGGAAAAGATGCTACTGTTGGAGGAGGCGAACCGTGCGTTGGAAAAGGACCTCACCGAGCGTAAACGGACCCAGCAACAGATCGCGGATGCGCAGCGGTTCAACCAGACACTGATCGAGAGTTCACCGCTCGGCATCGTCACCTATCGAGCCAACGGAGAGGCCGTGACCGCCAATGCTGCGAGCCAGCATGTTCTGGACGTGCCCAGCGTGGCGGATGTGAAGACACACAATTTTCACGAGATCGAGTGGTGGGAGAGATCCGGTCTTCTCAACGCGGCGCTAGGTGTCCTGGCTTCGGGACGGTCCTGTGAACGAGAGATCCGGACGATCAATTCCTTCGGTAAGGATCTTTGGCTGCACTGTCGACTGGTTCCTTTTGCGTTCTCGGACGAGCATTACCTGCTGGCGTTTTTCGAGGATATTCGAGAGCGGAAGGTTGCCGAGCTTAAGCTATTGCAGAGCGAGGAGACCCAGCGGCGTCTCGCGGAGGCCCAAGCTGACATTCTCAACGCGCTGCCGGCGCACATCGCGCTGCTGGACTTGGAAGGTGTGATCGTGTCGGTCAACGAATCCTGGAAGCGGTTTGCGGCCGCCAATCAATTGCTTAGCCCCAATCATGCGGTAGGCCAGAACTACATCGAGGTGTGCGCTCAATCACATGGGGCTCGGGCCGAGGAATCGAAAACCGCGGCTCAGGGGATTCTTCAAGTGTTACGTGGCGAGCTCGGGACTTTTTCCCTGGAATACCCTTGCCATTCGCCTGCGGAGGAACGCTGGTTTCGCATGGTTGTGACACCTCTCCACGAGGGGCGTCCGCTGGGCGCGGTGGTGATGCACCTGGACGTCACCGATCGGCGCCAACTGGAAGAGCAAGTTCGACAGGCGCAGAAGATGGAAGCCGTTGGTCGGCTGGCTGCGGGGGTGGCTCACGATTTTAACAACATTCTCGCCGCTATCCTGGGCAATGTGCACTTGGGCCTGATGGATCTGACTCCGGGGAGCACGGTGAAGGGCAATCTAGAGGAGATTGAACGCGCCAGCGTTCGGGCAACAAGTCTGGTGCAACAAATCCTCGCCTTTAGCCGCCAGCAGACGCGGGATAAGCAGGTGATCGATTTGGGTCCCGTTGTTCAGGAGACAGTGAATTTCCTTCTCGCGACCATTCCAGCTTCGGTCCGGCTGACGACTTCCATTGATCCGGCCACACCACCCGTGCTGGCCGATCCGACGCAGATGCATCAGGTGATCGCGAACTTGTGCACCAACGCCTGGCATGCACTGGAGGACCAGCCCGGCACGATCGAGATCAGGCTTCAAGGGATTGAGGTGGATGCGCATTCCGCCAGCCGGATTGCGGGGTTGAAGCCCGGCTCCTGTGTT is a window from the Verrucomicrobiales bacterium genome containing:
- a CDS encoding oligopeptide transporter, OPT family codes for the protein MQPRELTLRGLVLGALITTVFTAANVYLGLKVGLTFASSIPAAVISMAILSRVRDSSILENNIVQTVASAAGTLSAIIFVLPGLVIVGWWTGFPFWQSFLICVSGGILGVMFTIPLRRALVTHSDLPYPEGVAAAEVLKVGASARGEGNTDPKEAREGLMAVLLGSASSAGLAILGATQLAAMEIGGFFRVTATAASGYSIAWSLALFGAGHLVGLAVGLAMLTGLIIAWGAAVPILTHLHPAGVGVEFGAHAQGIWRHQVRFIGAGAIGVAAIWTLLKLAKPVVGGLVSTLSASRRTAVANDLDRDLSRGWILALTLACLAVAGGLSYTFARSSILSPHVGLLSAFAVPFVLVVGFLIAGVCGYMAGLIGASNSPLSGVGILSVVACASLLVALLPPVVENRPAMIAFALFITAIVFACATISNDNLQDLKTGQLVGASPWRQQAALIVGVVAGAAVIPWVLNLLAKAYGFAGAPNLGVLTQHPLPAPQATLISALAQGVIGGNLDWNMIGIGAIVGVCLVALDAALGTTKRFKLPPLAVGIGIYLPMSATFAVVVGAVAGHWYNQRAKQAASPERAERLGALVASGLIVGESLFGVLNAGLIVGLSKDAPLALVAASFKPAPILGLLGFSGLVALLYLWMLRRSGQQREA
- a CDS encoding IS4 family transposase, with amino-acid sequence MTPCFQHFSGLFADQLKTLRSSSAATLHQLEALFGAWVPPGCLSQADEGAHSRQRKWPFRLVFWTFCWQVAQAGASCREAIRQAQALCLSVGHRPPPDTTSPYCQARGALPIERLEQIHNALVREADHALAEKDLWCGHPVLVVDGTTVVGADTPENQKAFPQQSVQKPGCGFPILRVVGLMSLATGMLVAWAVGPWRSHELGLLNTLWDFLPAGHVLLGDRGFCSWGLLAQCHMRKVHVVFRVKGKLRADFRRGQRLSKNERLVTWFKPKERARTISKKEWKRLPEQLSLRLVRCHMDVPGFRTRQVTLVTTLLDRVKYPPAALSRLYFRRWAMELTFRNLKTTLQMEHLSCKTPENLERELRMHFLLHNFVRRLMLEAARVHSVHLDRISFAGSLAASRRFSEALLQARSAKRRKELRDELFRVIALDQVPERPGRREPRAVKRRPKPYPLLMKHRRTFREISHRNRYYKNSVFGPKYRISSKR
- a CDS encoding M2 family metallopeptidase, which encodes MKSLIQSVFAGILVVLLCTLPAVGAPAWSERADQFLTLVNAGYQALYRVESEAQWLAGTDVTAVHDAGAEVAGKARAAFNGNPAIIREARELLTHRKELTELQIRQLDRCLLNAAEGPMTNPGLVNARVTAETAQSSVLNGFQFQLGGTNCLANDLDRVLTKSSDLKARQAAWEASKFTGPALKPGLVKLRDLRNRCAQELGHADYFALQVASYQMTADEMLKLNDEFLRELRPLYLQLHTWAKYRLAKKYGQPVPKRIPAHWINNRWSQEWSGLVSGVDYDPYLTNRAPEWITKTAEEFYVGLGFPRLPTTFWSRSDLFPAAAGESRKKNSHASCWHVDLQDDIRSLMSVEPNYWWFTTAHHELGHGYYFMAYTRPEVPPLLRIGANPAFHEGIGELIALAAGQTPYLKQMGILPADYQEDTSATLLDTALAHAIPFMFWASGTMTHWEHDVYADQLSASEWNARWWKHVAELQGVEPPNGAGSRGEEWCDPATKTHINDNPCYYYSYAIATVIKFQLHDHIARKILRQPPQSCNYAGSREVGSFLKTMLAAGGTRDWRSLLRETTGEDLSTRAMKDYFAPLQAWLEKENAGRRIGWD
- a CDS encoding sigma-70 family RNA polymerase sigma factor, which encodes MADENPTDCLQVERLTSRMVRSEEDAYREFYHAYAHRLFRYLLVVTHGHEETAKEALQQTLLRVVRNIRRFDSEEAFWSWLTVLARSAATDQARRGRSYLNLLQGFYEQWTASGTHPEPEPSDRLNDHVDSSLASLSEEDRHLIHLKYLARTPVREIAEKLNTTEKAIESRLVRVRQRLKSAILERLQHETTA